The Pseudoalteromonas carrageenovora IAM 12662 DNA window AGAGTCGATTAAAGAAACGGAATCTGGCCTTGCCGATAAAGTCACTCAAACTGAAATTCGCTCGCCAGTTAAAGGCACTGTACAACGCTTATTAGTCAATACAGTAGGCGGTATTTTACAACCAGGCAGTGACGTTATGGAAATAGTACCACTGGATGACCAACTAGTTGTAGAGGCAAAAATTCCACCAAAAGACATTGCTTTTTTACGCCCTGGGCAGCCAGCTATGATCAAATTTAGCGCCTACGACTTTGCTGTGTACGGTGGCCTAGAGGCAGAAGTATTACACATCAGCGCAGACACCATAACAGACGATAGAGAAAACACGTTTTACTTGGTGCAGTTAAAAACCACCAAAAATAACTTTTCTAAAGAACTAACTATTATCCCAGGGATGACCACTCAAGTAGACATTATTACCGGTAAAAAAACCGTACTTGAGTATCTTTTAAAACCTGTTCTCAGAGCAACATCACAAGCAATGACAGAGCGTTAAAGCATTTATATAAACGGAGAAATAATGCGTCAAAGTATTTTTATTACACAACCTGAGTTTGAGTCGAAACACTGGCACACAGCGTTTCCGGGTTGTGTAATATGCACAAAAGAACCTAACAGAGTAACAGCATCCAATGTTATTTGGATTTTAGCTGGCACCTCTAATTGGCTCGAACTTGTTAAAAAATATTCGCAACAGCGTTTACTCGTTATAGTAATGACCAACGAGCTTGAAATTAACGAACTCAGAGCAGCCCTAGAGGCTGGCGCAAGAGGTTATGTAGAGGCTTTAGCTGCTAAGGTTATTATTGAACAAGTATTAGAAACAGCCTGCTCAGGAGGTATTTGGCTGCCAGGTCAATTGCTGTCAAACCTAGTTGGTGCTTTATCACAAACTCAGTTTAACTATACGCATTCATGCAACCTTGACTCGCTCACCAAACGAGAGCGCCAGGTAGTTGGTATTGTGGTTACAGGCGCCACCAATAAACAAGCCGCAGAGTCATTAAACATTACAGAGCGCACTATTAAAGAGCATATGAGCTCTATATTCAATAAACTAAAAGTACGCGACCGAATTCAATTAATGTTAGTCGTAAAAGGGCATTAACTTTTACGACTCTTTAATAACTCCATCAAAGCCAAGATTAATAAGGGTGTCTAAATCATCTTGGCTAGTAACTCCCTGAGCCACCACCTTAATACCAATAGAATGTGCGAGAGTACACACACCACGTAAAAAGGTTTGATTGTCTTGGCTGTAGCTAATGTTGTGACCATACACACTATCAATTTTAATCATTTCTAAGCCAAACTCTTGAATTTTCTTAATTTTGGTAAACTCAGGTCCTACCCGTTTTAAGGCTACTTTTGCACCCATACACCTAACTTGCTCACAAAAGTCTTTAAATATTTCGATTTCGCTAACCGCAATACTTTCACGAATATCAAAGCAAATTTTTGAGGCTAACTCAGGAAATGCCGATAAGTAAGTTAATATAGAAGCAAGAGCCGTATCATCTAATAAAGTTTGCGACGAAAGCTCAACTGAAATAAGCTCGTTTGGCGGCTCAACATTATATTCACTAACTAACTGTTTAATTAACCCCCAATCTAAGCGTGCTAATAGCTTTAAACGGTTAGCCCATTGGTAGTAATAACTTGCGCGGTACAGTTGCCCACCAAGCTCTAGGCTTAGCCCTAGCTGATTTTGCATTAACTGCCCTGTAAAGCTCATTACTGGGAGGGAGTTTATTTCGAGAGTTTGATTATCTAAAGCAGACTCTATTGCACTTTGCCAACTTGTGGCGTCATCAAATAACTCGCTTTTTTGTTTACTGTCGACTTCTTTAGCACGAACAGCCACCTGCTTGGTATTGCCCGATTTTAATAACTCATCAACACGCTTTAATACATCAAACCTCGAATCCTCTTTTAGTATGTATGTACAGCTATGAGGAATTGCTAACTTAACGCTTTTATATTCTTCAATAAAAGCCTGATGCATAACCTTAACTCTTTCACTTAATTGCTCTATGTCGTCTATATCACTAAATAAAACCGTAAAATCACTATGAGAGATACGCGCAATGTAGTTTTCAGAAAAATGCTCTTGGTTTAACTCTAAAAACCCAATTAGCATATCTGAAAAACGGCGCAAAAAATTAACCATTTCGACCCGGCTAATTTGCTCACTAATTTGATCTAAGTTTACAATTCTAAATAAAAATAAAGCACCATGAGCATGATCTTTCGACTTTTGTAAATGCGCCTCAAGCGTAGCGCCAAAATATTCACGATTAGCCAAACCGGTTAATTCGTCATGCTGCGACTTAAACCTAAGCTCTTCTAAGCGCTTACTGTCTTCTTTAATAATGCGGCTAAAACGAGTTGATAACTGATTCATTGACTGTACTAGTCGAGCAAACTCAAATGTGCGCGGCACCTTAGATTTAATAAAGCGTTTTTCTCCAAACGCGTTTGCCTGATAAACCACATCATCTAGTGGTTTTAATATTCTACTTAAAAAGTAAGCACTAACTATACAAGCAAAAAAAGCGACTATTAAAAAGCTAAAAAACAGCTTAAGTGCACTTTCCCATAGGGCTTGCTCTGCGTACTGACTATGGCTTTCTATAAATAACGTACCAAACTGTTGCCATCCATTATTTACTTGCCCTACCCCTGGCTGCACATTTAGCCCATATATTGCTTTAAACCAGTTTGGCGCAGACGCTTCAAGCTCATCTGTAAAAGTGCGTTTAATTATTACCTCACCATTAGGGTCTTGAAGTTCAATGCGTTTGTAGTGCCCAGTATCAAACGTGGCAGATACCAATAACTCAAGTTCTACGGGGTCTTTGTCTAGCTGGCTAATCATTAACGCAAGTGAGCTTGCGTTATCTACATTTTTTAAATACAACTGAGTAGAAAAGTAACTTTTAGCCGAATTAGTGCTAATTAAAACACTGCTAACAAACCCAACAAAAATAACAATTAGCAATGCAATCCAAAGCTCTTGTCGAAGCGTAATTTTGCGCTTTTTAAAATAGTTAGATAAGGAAAATGATGCCATTACCACATAACTCCTTCATTGGTTGTCTGCTCCAAAATTTTACGCCAGCGAGAAAGCCTTGCTGTTGGGCTAGCGACACTTTTGGTTGAATTATTAGCCCATAAACCTTGGCTGTTAAAGCTAAAAACAGGGCTTAAATCTACACGTTTTGCAGCAGGTAAAACCTTTGTAATTAAACTGTCTAAAATAAGTGGTTGAGCGTTAGGTGTAGCAAAATAACCAAGCACCATGTGTGCTTGAGTTTTGTTTGAACCTGCTAGCTTTGCTTTTACGTAAATAAGCCTTAACTTATCGTCGCTCACACCTAATGCTCTTAAACTAATGTATTTTGCAATTGCGTAGTCTTCGCAATCTCCCAAGCCTCGGCCTAATGTTTCTAATGGGGTGGCCCAATAGTCGTTTTGTTTCCAAAGTAATATATCGGTTTGATAACGTAAGTTACGTGCAAAAAAGTCGTTTACTATAAGTATTTGTTGTTGCTCTGGCTTATTTTGTGTTTGTACCAACATACTTTGCCAACTACGGGCAACAGCTACTCGCGCAGGGCCATACTTTTGCCCCATAAGCTCAATAAACGTATTAAATTGAATACTCAGGCGGCTTGCAAAAACACCACTAGAAAGTAAAAAAAACAGCAATAGGTAGCGCAAATTGGCTTTGCACCATGTAAAAAACGTGGGACGAATATGAGTTGGCTTAAGCGCCATTTATACTACTTGTAGCAATAAAATACATCGGTTGAGCACTACGCAGTCTGTTTAAAAATTAATCCTAACAACAGCATAGCACTCAATATAAGAGGATGAGATATTTTGTAAGAGTTTTTTAATAGCGGTCGTAATTTAGTAGTAAGTGACCTTTTTAACCTCACGAGGTTTTACTTCGCCTATGTACAAATCGTGTACGCGCTTCATATTAA harbors:
- a CDS encoding response regulator transcription factor — protein: MRQSIFITQPEFESKHWHTAFPGCVICTKEPNRVTASNVIWILAGTSNWLELVKKYSQQRLLVIVMTNELEINELRAALEAGARGYVEALAAKVIIEQVLETACSGGIWLPGQLLSNLVGALSQTQFNYTHSCNLDSLTKRERQVVGIVVTGATNKQAAESLNITERTIKEHMSSIFNKLKVRDRIQLMLVVKGH
- a CDS encoding bifunctional diguanylate cyclase/phosphodiesterase, coding for MASFSLSNYFKKRKITLRQELWIALLIVIFVGFVSSVLISTNSAKSYFSTQLYLKNVDNASSLALMISQLDKDPVELELLVSATFDTGHYKRIELQDPNGEVIIKRTFTDELEASAPNWFKAIYGLNVQPGVGQVNNGWQQFGTLFIESHSQYAEQALWESALKLFFSFLIVAFFACIVSAYFLSRILKPLDDVVYQANAFGEKRFIKSKVPRTFEFARLVQSMNQLSTRFSRIIKEDSKRLEELRFKSQHDELTGLANREYFGATLEAHLQKSKDHAHGALFLFRIVNLDQISEQISRVEMVNFLRRFSDMLIGFLELNQEHFSENYIARISHSDFTVLFSDIDDIEQLSERVKVMHQAFIEEYKSVKLAIPHSCTYILKEDSRFDVLKRVDELLKSGNTKQVAVRAKEVDSKQKSELFDDATSWQSAIESALDNQTLEINSLPVMSFTGQLMQNQLGLSLELGGQLYRASYYYQWANRLKLLARLDWGLIKQLVSEYNVEPPNELISVELSSQTLLDDTALASILTYLSAFPELASKICFDIRESIAVSEIEIFKDFCEQVRCMGAKVALKRVGPEFTKIKKIQEFGLEMIKIDSVYGHNISYSQDNQTFLRGVCTLAHSIGIKVVAQGVTSQDDLDTLINLGFDGVIKES
- a CDS encoding transglutaminase-like cysteine peptidase translates to MALKPTHIRPTFFTWCKANLRYLLLFFLLSSGVFASRLSIQFNTFIELMGQKYGPARVAVARSWQSMLVQTQNKPEQQQILIVNDFFARNLRYQTDILLWKQNDYWATPLETLGRGLGDCEDYAIAKYISLRALGVSDDKLRLIYVKAKLAGSNKTQAHMVLGYFATPNAQPLILDSLITKVLPAAKRVDLSPVFSFNSQGLWANNSTKSVASPTARLSRWRKILEQTTNEGVMW